Genomic segment of Aquarana catesbeiana isolate 2022-GZ linkage group LG02, ASM4218655v1, whole genome shotgun sequence:
CACAATCATTTAATGATATGTAAATAGTTTATTTAGGACAATTTAGAAGAGCAGAGATAACTTTATTTACACTACATACTAACAATATGGGTCACTAAGTGGGCACAATAGAGTAATACAATGGCAAAACAGGGGGAGTTCTCAAGAGCCTGCATCTACAACAATAATTCTTTGAAGTATATGTTTGCCATTGCCATTTGGACAGCAATCGTAACAGTTACTTCAGCAATGGTGCCCATGGCTAGAGTGGTGCTTCATTTTGGAAGTATGGGTGGCAGAGCTGAATCCTCCCTTGTGGTGATAATGTTGATGATGTACACCATGGTGGCCTCCCGAGTGATGCTTTCCTCCAGTACTGGAGTGCACAACAGCTACAGAGAAATATGAACAGATAAATGGAAATGCAGACATTAGACATAAAAAGTTATTGCTATACCATGGTTGCCTTCATATATTGGAGAGTTGATCTCCTAATCCCAGACTTTCAGTGGGACAGAATTCTGAGACTATGTGAAATGGTTTGATGCACATTGCTTCAGGTAAGACAGTGCTCCTCTACATAGGCCAATGAATGCCACTCTATAGCATGGGTTTGAATTACTCACTGGCCTCTGGTATGTCTTCAAGACCCTAATGATAAAACTTTTCAGTAGCAGTTAAGGCTATGAAGATTAGAGCTGCCATAAATATGAAACTTCCATACTTCCTCAAGTAAGTTCTGCAATAAAGATTTTAAATACTCCCTTACTTTATAGACTAATCACAGATATTTAACATTTATGATACTACATCTGCTCATTGTCCACTCTTTAGAATGTATTATTTGTTCTATAGCCGTTTGATCACTACTTAAAATAGTAATTTTGAGTGGAACTGGCCTACACTGGCCTACACCATTAACACTTAAGTACAAACTACTGTAAAGGACAATTAGCATATTTTACTTACATATGTTCACATGGCCTTCACCAGCCAATCTGAAAAGAAAACAAGagtaataacagttttttttttttttattcaagctaATTTATTCACATCTGCTACTAGCAGTGTTCTTCCACAACATGTTTACACAAGTTAAACTACTATCAGTTTTGTTCCATTGCACCCGGGGAGCTTCTTTAAAAAATAACTTGCTTTGCAgattgcaacttcccttgcaaattgaacagcctatATTCTTTAGTAGGTCACCCTCATTTTGTCTTGTTTAAAAAAAGTATTAAAGTACTCTTAGCCAATGTTTCAGCTGTGCTAACAACTAGAAAAGGATTTTCCTGGCTATCAGAATAATGGAGTCCTTGCACACTGGGGAAGCCATTTATTAGTGTGTAGTCCCCCATTTAAGGTCTAAAGTGGGTGGGCCAGGTGGAGAGGTATCAAACTACCTGTGAGTGGGTGCACATGCTCTTTGGAATTCTGGCTTCTGCATGAGAAGATCACTGCAatcagatggtacctggtcccaacCAGAATATCTAAATTCTTCCCCCAATATCCCTCTCACTGTTTGAGGCTGTACTACCCTGGGTTCACatgtacatatctggtgggaatgttcAATAGCACGCTCCTTTTGGTCAGAAATCTTAAAAATTCTTTCCCCCATGTTCAACGTAACCTTAACACCCGATCCCTCAGTAGCACTTCTGAACAGTAAATCACAAATCATAACACACCATCAATTCAAATCACAACTTTTTATAACCACGGCAGTTAAACAAACAATAGCAAAAGCGTGGAAATCAAACTCACTTTGCATAGTGTCCATCAAACAGAGAGCCACGCAATCTATGATTCATGCAAAAACTGAAGCAATCTTGCTAGACAAAGTTTCTAAATTTGAATCCTTATGGAACCCTTGGACTAAACATTACTTACCCCCTGGTCTTGACAGCTCTCTACTCCTTTCCTGAGAGTATATGATACCCACCCCACTTCTATGTTTACCTTCACCTGGTTCTCTAAACCATTGGTCCCCCTTGGCATTTTCCTCCTTCTCCCTCCCATGCCCTATCCCCCCACTAAATGTATTCCTTTTTTCATTTACTTGATCAACTAACTGCCACAGGAGATGTTTTGAATGGTTGGGATTCTTGACTTACACGCCAGATAAAGCCAAGCCAAAAGTAGCCCTGGTATAGTCCAATATATTCCCCCAGCTATTCTACAACACCttaactttatattttttaaaggctcaCTCCCCTTTATTCTCTTCATTGATGATCCGGTCATATtatctaatttaatttaatttttcaatattaACTGTTGTCAAATAATAATAAACCCAATGTCTTATTATTATTTACCTTTAATAGGAGAAGCTTTTATGAATGTCTATGTCTATTCCTATTGTATTGTTATTTATGCTCTGTTATTATAATTTTGTTGTAAattataaaattcaataaaatatttaaaaaaagagaagatCACTGCACTAGCTAAGTATGGACACTCAGCAATTGGTGGCTAGATTCAGGCTAATGGTGAAAGAAAGTGATAATGCCTGGCTTATTCCCCTTCTTTCTGGCAATCCCTCCATGGCTGCTAATAATTCTTCTCCTTCCCCTAGGCATGATATTATGCCTGTAGAATCCTGCAGGTCCCACAGAACAAGACCACCCACCCTCCTCAGTCTTAGTCACTAGTCCTGACCACAGCAATCATGCACACAGAAGGCACAGCACTCCTGGTATCTCCAGCACCCAGGATGCAAGTCCTGCTAAAAAAAACACAGCCAGTATCTCCCAGCCAGTGCCAAGGTCAGGCTCACTCTACCGCTGCCACCTGCACTTCATCTAGAGACAGAAGATCCAGGAGCCACAGGGATGCTCCTCCCTCCCTAGCTATAGCCATTAATCATCTCCCTACCTCTATTCCTTCTGCCAGTGCATCGTCTCAGCTTCAGTATGTGTCTCACACTGTTTGTATTTACTCTGCCATGCACAGTCCACCTTCAACTCATGGATTTTTCTGAGACTGAGATATGTTGCTTGGATATATGGGAATCTTCCCATTATTTGTTGTATTTATAACCCAATCTTCTGCTACAGTCATAGATTTGCAGCTGATTCTGATTTGGATCAATGGTGATTCCttatctactgagctggtcagcaTGCTGGAAGTCGCAATTATGGTAGAAACCTAAATATCCTTTATGAGGTACCCAGAATTTGCTGGTAGGGCTTGCATTGGCATGAAATTTTTGCAGAATGTTTCCAATTACGAAAGTATGTTTCAGGTTTTGTCATTCTATTTCTCTATTACGGTGGTAAGGACCTGGGACAGTTACAGATTGTTGATTGCATTAATATGATGAAAGCAGACCTGACACACTCTTATGCCCTCTTTAATAACATTATTATAGTCTGACAAATTATTATAGAAGACAAATCATTCCCTGACAATTTTAGGCTAATGGTATCCTTGAGCACAGAAGGAGGAAGGTTAATTCAAGGATGTCAAAATTTGCAGTGGCtgctggtggtgtttttttttttttgggggggggggcggtgaacaACCACCCCCCCTGGCGGCAGCTCAAACCCCCCAGCCCCCTCCTTCCCGCCCTCTGTCTTACCCCATATATGTGGCAGGTAGCGGGCAGCGGCATCAGTCAGGCATGTCCTCTTATCCATCACGGCGGacatgtgtctcctcccctcctcctaggcgtccagtaggatcacctgtcctttcaaccaatcgagcgacgggtctcaagacctgctttctgattggccaggaggaggatcagtgttataatagagaatattcatttgtattgatattgtgggcccaccctattttgaagcctattagagcctctggcactaatcaggtacttcaaaaaacacaccccttCCAttagaatccatgcatctggcgtcctgaaaggggtcgaTCGCATGGATGGGGGGCAGCGCCTGTGCTCCCTTAATGGACGTTTGGGAGGCCAAGTTGTTTGAATAAATTAATTTGCAGGTGATAATTCTAACTTTCTGAGGGAGGATGGGATCCACTTGACAGATATCATCCTAGACATATTTAATTTAGGTTTAAGTTCTGGTACTGATAGGGCGCCGGTATCTGTGGGGTGCTACGTCAATTAATGAGTGACATGTGGGTGGCGGATTGTCATCTTGTAAGCTAAAAATTATCTGCGTAATTACCTTGATGGTTGGTATTTTGATAGCACCTGTCATGAACTGATGTTTAGCACAGGCATGAAGACTATGTTTTGGTATTTGGTGCTTACAGCTTAGCTGTGAGGGACAGGTTTGTTTTCTGTAGCAATATGTGTTATTTCCTTGCATTTTCTTTGTCTATTAACATGTTTATGTAATGTTCTTCGAATTTCTGCCTTATAACAAAGTCATATAAAAACATATCTTCCTTTGAGTAGTCACAAACAAACAGTCAAAAACATACCTATGTTCCTCTCCCTCCAGCATCTTCTTATACGTGGCAATCTCAATATCCAAAGCCAGTTTGACATTCATCAGTTCCTGGTATTCTCTTAGTTGGCGAGCCATGTCCTGCTTGCCCTTCTGTAGGGCAGCCTCTAATTCAGCTAGCTTATGTTTGGCATCTTTGATAGCGGCTTCACCTTGTTCTTCAGCTTCATTAATGGCGGCTTCCAGTGGAGCACGCTAATATTGTTATAAATATATTTAATGTATTATTATAATGCATACATATTGCCCTGACCTAACTTCTAATAGCATCTAAACTGACAATGTTATTCAAGACCTGTGTGTAGCCATTCCTGTACAGCATACCATAACTGAGCAGATCCAAATTATACAGTAAGAAAAGGATTAAAACCCTGAACTAATACTATGAACCAAGTTGACTTTTATTCCACTGCCTGTGTCATAAATGACGGAATGTATGGGATTTCAGTAACTCCTAAAGAAGGCTAGGCCCAGGTAACAGCATTAATCTAGGGGTCTTGTACAGCAAACTAGTTACCTTGCATACTACCAGTTTTTGAATAATGGAAATTAGTATTTATAGGATGTATGTATAAAATTATACCTGAGATTTAGCACACTCAATCTCCCCTTTAAGCCTCTGAATTGTCTGAGTGAGCTCAGCGATTTCATTTCTACTATTCTGTAGATCGTTTCCATTCCTGCCAGCTGCCAAGCGAAGCTCTTCAAACTACAGGATAATGACACAAGCAATAAAAAATCACATTGGTAAGGATACATGTCAATAAACAGACAGATGCATCCAACTACAGGATAATGATATAGCCAAAATAATACATGGGATGCAAATAATGTATCACTTCCAATATAATATCCACATTAATTTTCTATTTTAGGTCCTATCTAATGAGCAAAAGTAGAATCAAATAAAACCATAGAGATAAAGGAGATACATAGTATGTTACATATGAAAGTTGTTCATCTACAAGAATACATAATGACAGATGACCCTTGACTGTCCGGTCAaaattaaagctcaactccaaccTTACCATTAGCATTGTGCAGTTGTACAGGCTTCTCTCTTGTCCTGAAACTGTTTATTCTGATTTCACTAAACACTGTGAGCTTGTTGCAGTGTGCATTAGAAATTGCAGCAAGTCATATAGAGCCTGCTTAATTTTCTGAAGGACATTAACCAGTTGTTGACCAGCCACCACActtatactgcagcaaggtggctcggGTGCGTGAATGGACGTACAGGTTCGTTGGTTCATGCACTGGCTTTTGCAGGTACGTGCCCGTCACGTGTCCCGGCAGCTCACCCGTGGGTCCGGCGTACTCAATACCTGCcgaccacccgcgatcgcgggaaaGAGAACCAGAATgggggtctgtcaatgtaaacaaatagatcccctgttctgacaggggaggagagatcagctgttcctagtgatcaggaacaacaatctctctcttCTCCTAGGCAGCCCAtcctccatacagttagaaacacctcccagggaacacagttaacctcttccctgccagtgccatttatgcagtgatcagtgcatttttatagcactgatcactgtattggtgtcactggtccccaaaaagtgtcacttagggtcagattttccTCCGCAATGCCACAGTCCCGCtaacaatcacagatcgctgccattactagtaaaaacaattaaaagaaaattaaaaagtccctaactctttcccctattttgtagatgcaataacatttgagcaaaccaatcaatatacgcttattttaccaaaaatatgtagaagaaaacatattggcctaaactgatgaataaaattattttttttaatattttttttggatatgtattatagcagaaagtaaaaaatatttttttttcaaaattgtcacactttttttgtttatagcacaaaaaataaaaaccgcagacgtgatcaaataccaccaaaagaaagttctatttgtgaggaaaaaaggacatcaatttgtttgggtacagcgttgcacaaccacgtaattgtcagttaaagcaaagcagtgcctctattgcaaaaaatggcctggtcaggaagggggtaaatcctgaagtggttaaacattatctCGTCCGGTCCTCACATGAATGTCACTTTGCACTTATATGTGTGTTTTTTCACTCAAGGATTGTAGGGTGTGGGTCTTTGGGCCTACCCTAAAGTCTAGGAGGAGGATGTGTGGCCCTTGGGTTCCGTCCTGCCCTGCTTTGAGGGTGGTCTCTTTTTGGGAGAACCCCTCGCCTAGTACTCGTTGTTTGTCAGATCACAGGGGAAAAAAAGAGTAAGGCCTCAATTGCATATAAGTAAGAAGCtcatacatgtaccatcatcccgATATTTAGAGAATGTAGGGGATATAGGAGTGGAGGCGTGGAGGCAGTTACTGCTACTGCCTATTCACGCGTGCACCCCCAGAGTTGGAAATTAGGACTATTTCGGTACTAGATAACAATTTACAGTAGAAAAGAACATAAAAATTATGTAAATTTTAATAATTACAATACAAAAttacataaataatatatacatacaagcATAAAATCAAGATATATACCACACTAAATACAGCAAACAACGAGTAGAACCCGCAAACTTTCTGTAGGGGGGGTATACAGGACTTTAATCTcacaaccgcttcttcaggagaaacaggTCTATAAGGTAATGTTGGAAATCTTTAATTCATAAACATGTTAAGAGTATGCAGCAGACATGGATAATCACAGAAATCACAAAACATAATACAGAGATGGTAAAATTGAGGACTGGCTCACCCACTCAGGCAAGTTCAATGGGACAGCAGGACCCAACATAAATCCCCCCACGTCAGACATGGGGGATTATGAACAGACTCTAATTTAATAAAGAATAATAGAAATATCTGGTAATTATAGTGAAAACACTAACATGTGGGGGAAGTGCACACCCAGTGAGAAAGAAGGTACTACAGAAAACAGTGGAGGTGGGGGACagtaaggggggggaaggggggggagaaggggaaaagacagggggaggggaaggggggagggggagagaagggggaaagtgggggaaggggaaaagaaggggaagggggagggaaaggaaaagggggaaggggaaagttaagggagagaaaaggggggtgaaatggggggggggaggtgaggaaaaggggtgggggcagaggggaggggggggaaggtatGGAAGTGCTGTGAATTgtagaatgtggggggggggtgaaaagggaGATAACCAGCTGGCACTCACCAGGTATTAGGTGAGCCCACAATAAGCGCAAGGTACTGTAGGCAAGCAGCATCAATGGATAACATAGGAGTAATCCTGGATTAGATCATTGAACCTTAGGATTTTAGGTTAAGGTGATGCTAGGCACAGTAAGGTATGGCAGCCTCATCTAAAAATTAAATGTTATAGAGAAGTATAACCAGCATGGAAGGATCACGGCTCCGGGGGTCAGAAATGAAAGAAAGATGATGaaaaacacacaagaaagacaGGGAAGACCAGAAGGACCCTGCAACGCTGGGAGGGATGTAAAtgtaggggagaggggagagaggcacATGTGGGGGAGGAGAATATCACATCCCTATGAAAATCACAGGGACATGTAACACATAGGGGGAAGGAGAACAAACGGCAAAGGAGGGCGCATTCCTGCACCTATTGCAGGTGCACGTCGACACTGAAGAGGGGGAGAAGTGGGGAGATAGAGAGAAGCTGCACATATAGAGAGATATACTGACCTTGGGAATGGCGATCCATCCATGCAGCTCAGCGCTAGAGTCCGTACAAGCTCCAACAGCGGTCCTGTCAGGGCCGCTATAAGGGCTCCCCAACCCGGAGTCCTCTTACAGCAAAGGGTAACAGAAATATATTGAAAGGGAAATAcccataaataaatgataaaagggGATTAAATATATAGTTATCTCTTGGGGATGCCACCCCAGAGCTGTCACCAATCCTAACACAAATAGAAAGGTCAGTCACAAGGTGAAGTGTCAATGGAGCAATGGGGCGATGCAATAAGAAAAAACAAACGGTACCGATTGCCATCATaggtgaagggggggagggggggattttatgcttgtatgtatatattatttatgtaattttgtattgcaattattaaaatttatataatttttatgttcTTTTCTACTGTAAATTGTTATCTAGTACCGAAATAGTCCTAATTTCCAACTCTGGGGGTACACGCGTGAAtaggcagtagcagcaactgcctccATGCCTCCACCCCTATATCCCCTTCATGATCACAAGGGAAGGGGTCCATTGGCCTTTTTGGGCTAGATGGACCTGAGTCTGCCTTGCCCCCACACCAGGAGTCTTGCACTCTGGGGGGTCAGGGAAGGGTCCTTCCTTTTTGATCATATGACACACCCTAGTGCACTTTAATGTGTGTGTTCACATGCACTTAAATGGTatactttggtgttttttttcccgCACTGCAGCGAGGGCTCATAGAAAGAAATTTTTCAAcagccttaaagaggttgtaaaggtaaaagttttttcaccttaatgcatcctaagcaTGAAGGTCGCATGAAGGTGTTTtgttcttgcagggaggagctgagacagccgccgagggaccccagaagaccaggttcagggccgctctgtgcaaaacgagctgcacagtggaggtaagtataacatgtttgttatttaaaaaaaaaaaaaatgcctttacaacccctttaatgtctctGGTCGAATCGTTTCATTGATTGGATCTGAGTTCCTTGAATCAAGGAGGCTCAGCATACTATGTGGGCATTATCACAGGCAGTCTGACATCCCTCGAGCCTGACATCTACCCGtaaaagcattttaatatttgcgTAACTCCCCCCACTGTTTGCATCAGGGTTGATGAGAGGAGGCAGGGAGATGTGATGTTTTTTAGGACGCTATGTACAGCATTCTGGGGGAAAATTAGAAACCAAGGAAGGCAAAATACGAGAAGATTATACTTCAGTTTTAAAGTGTACTATGTCATTGAAAGTTGTGGGAGTGTTACTGAGGGAACCTTTCAGTACTAATAAACTTACCCTTGACTGATACATGGCCTCAGCCTCAGCTCTGCTTCTGTTAGCAATCTCTTCGTATTGAGCTCTGACCTCAGCAATGATACTATCCAGATCAAGGTCTCGGCTATTGTCCATTGACACAACCACTGAAGTGTCAGAGATCTGAGCTTGGAGCTGACTAATCTCCTGTAAAATATCAcacatattataattattatttatatagccaacagtttgcgcagtgctttacaaaatggagggggacattatagttacaatacaattcaatacaagaaggAACAGAGGGACCTTTACTTTACCATGTGCAAATACAGagcacagttgaaaaaaatgattgaCAGAATTGCTTTATACAAAGAATGCATTAATCATTAGTTGCTTTTGACAGGTATTCCTTGTACATTAGTATAACCTTTAATTGGACAACAGTGCTCAAGGAGGGAATGGCTTCCTTAGCACAAAACATGTAAAAACTGGTGGAGGAACTTACTGCATCATACAGAGTCCTCAGGAAGTTGATCTCATCAGCGAGGGAATCGACCTTTGCCTGCAGCTCAGCTTTATTCATAAATGCTGAATCGACATTCTAAAGTAAAGAAAATTTGCTAGTAAGGTACGGGCACACAGAAAGAAAATATAATGATAACGGGCCCTATATTGATCATATACTTCTCCCTGACTACAGTGTCAAAAAGGCAAAAAACAACAGGATAAAGActacaacattattttttttaaataacaaagaaagCTTTTATATTGGATATCACAGTAACAATGCAAGTTCTGCTTGCTACAGTCagcaaaataattatttgatctcctgcagattttgtaagtttgcccacttacaaagaaatgaagggtctttaattttttatcataggtgaatgttaaatgatagagacagaatatcaaccaaaaatccagaaaaacactataacaatacaaatgttatacattgggttgcagttcagtaaggaaaataagtatttgatccccatgcaaaacatgacttagtacttggtgtggaaacccttgttggcaagcatagaGGTAAGATGTATCTTGTAGTTGatgaccagatttgcacacatctcaggagggattttagtccactcttctttacataccttctctaaatccttaagatttcttggctgttgcttggtaaCTCGAAGTTTGTGCTCCCTTCATAAATTGtctttaggattaaggtctggagactggctaggctac
This window contains:
- the LOC141129807 gene encoding keratin, type II cytoskeletal cochleal-like, whose amino-acid sequence is MSHHSILASSGHKHFSSCSVALPKHSRSHSFLSHSSKDYEHGHKTQHHFTSASLHNVCSKGHKISLGSIHLGKGGHGHKSGFCVGSLGHRFGGSACSGGINPVTINEGLLAPLNLEIDPSIQRVRTEEKNQIKGLNNKFASFIDKVRFLEQQNKMLETKWSLLQEQKTARCQIEPLFEVFISNLRRKLDNLECERARLDAERNSVEGSLGEIRRRYEEELNRRTSTENEFVAQQRNVDSAFMNKAELQAKVDSLADEINFLRTLYDAEISQLQAQISDTSVVVSMDNSRDLDLDSIIAEVRAQYEEIANRSRAEAEAMYQSRFEELRLAAGRNGNDLQNSRNEIAELTQTIQRLKGEIECAKSQRAPLEAAINEAEEQGEAAIKDAKHKLAELEAALQKGKQDMARQLREYQELMNVKLALDIEIATYKKMLEGEEHRLAGEGHVNISVVHSSTGGKHHSGGHHGVHHQHYHHKGGFSSATHTSKMKHHSSHGHHC